Proteins from a single region of Oncorhynchus tshawytscha isolate Ot180627B linkage group LG03, Otsh_v2.0, whole genome shotgun sequence:
- the LOC112245596 gene encoding 2-oxoglutarate receptor 1 codes for MASEDRDNKTPECFPVDDYIKRSYLPIMYGIIFVVGLVGNINSIIIYVVRLRPWKSSSIIMVNLALADLLYVLCLPFLVHYYIHDDWIMGEAMCRIVRFSFHFNLYGSILFLTCLSVFRYVVVVHPLRAAQVQRTSWGVIACLAVWFISVLEIIPMVHMITVKKTENNMTSCLDFASNDPEEVWVYGWLLTVLGYLLPLVVVCLSYIRVACELAGGPHEGRPNRVRARRMTVLILVVFVLCFTPFHILRALRVYTQMEAQRPVPCMLLIGVNAAYTISRPLAGLNTFFNLALYTLAGDRFHQAVLGLLRWRPQFLKTKRPIMVAVIGQPGRNSMSQANVLKS; via the coding sequence ATGGCTAGTGAAGACAGGGATAATAAGACTCCTGAATGTTTTCCAGTGGATGACTACATAAAGAGATCCTACCTTCCGATCATGTATGGGATCATATTTGTAGTGGGGCTTGTGGGTAACATCAACTCAATCATCATCTACGTGGTCAGGCTGCGCCCATGGAAGAGCAGCAGCATCATCATGGTGAACCTTGCCTTGGCAGACCTCCTGTATGTTCTGTGTCTGCCCTTCCTGGTCCACTACTACATCCACGACGACTGGATCATGGGCGAGGCCATGTGTCGCATTGTTCGCTTTAGCTTCCACTTCAACCTGTACGGCAGCATCCTCTTCCTGACCTGCCTGAGTGTGTTCCGCTATGTGGTCGTGGTCCACCCGCTGAGGGCAGCCCAGGTGCAGAGGACGAGCTGGGGTGTGATCGCCTGCCTGGCTGTGTGGTTCATATCTGTGTTGGAGATTATACCCATGGTCCACATGATCACTGTGAAGAAGACTGAGAACAATATGACGTCATGCCTGGATTTTGCTAGTAATGATCCAGAAGAGGTGTGGGTCTATGGCTGGCTACTCACTGTCCTGGGCTACCTACTCCCCCTAGTGGTGGTGTGCCTGAGTTACATCCGTGTTGCATGTGAGCTGGCCGGTGGGCCACATGAGGGCCGTCCGAACAGGGTGCGTGCCCGCAGGATGACTGTGCTGATCCTGGTTGTGTTTGTGCTATGCTTCACACCCTTCCACATCCTCCGTGCCCTGCGGGTGTACACCCAGATGGAAGCCCAAAGGCCGGTGCCCTGTATGCTGCTGATAGGGGTCAATGCAGCCTACACCATCTCCAGACCCCTGGCAGGGCTCAACACCTTCTTCAACCTGGCTCTGTACACTCTGGCTGGAGACAGGTTCCACCAGGCGGTCCTTGGCCTCCTCCGCTGGAGACCCCAGTTTCTCAAGACCAAGAGGCCCATCATGGTGGCAGTGATCGGCCAACCAGGCAGAAACAGTATGTCACAGGCTAACGTGCTAAAGAGCTGA